The Bemisia tabaci chromosome 5, PGI_BMITA_v3 genome includes a window with the following:
- the Gar1 gene encoding uncharacterized protein Gar1, translating into MSYGNSRGGGRGGFGRGGGGGFRGGRGGRGGGRGGFGREPEGPPEEVVLLGHFKYPCQDDIVCKVQMEDVPFFNAPIYLENKQQVGKIDEIFGSLRNYFVSIKPMNEIKAKSFKDGDELYINPAKTLPLKMFLPGNEKKRGGGGRGRGRGGPGGGRGGFGGGRGGFGGRGGGGFGGRGGGRGGFGGRGGGRGNSFGGGGRGGGRGGFGGGRRF; encoded by the exons atgtCCTATGGTAATTCACGTGGCGGTGGGCGCGGTGGATTTGGACGAGGAGGTGGTGGAGGTTTCCGAG GAGgcagaggaggaagaggaggaggtaGAGGAGGTTTTGGTCGGGAACCAGAAGGTCCACCGGAAGAG gtagTGCTTCTTGGACACTTTAAATACCCTTGTCAAGATGATATAGTTTGTAAAGTACAAATGGAAGATGTACCATTCTTCAACGCGCCAATCTACCTAGAAAACAAACAGCAAGTAGGcaaaattgatgaaatatttGGCAGTTTGCGGAATTATTTTGTTTCTATCAAACCCATGAATGAGATCAAAGCAAAATCTTTCAAGGATGGTGATGAG CTGTATATAAATCCAGCGAAGACACTTCCTCTGAAGATGTTCCTTCCAGGCAACGAAAAGAAGCGAGGAGgtggaggaagaggaagaggtcGCGGAGGTCCTGGTGGCGGCAGAGGTGGTTTCGGTGGTGGTAGAGGTGGTTTCGGTGGCCGAGGCGGTGGTGGATTTGGTGGCCGCGGTGGAGGCAGAGGAGGTTTTGGTGGACGTGGAGGTGGCAGAGGAAACAGCTTCGGGGGCGGAGGAAGAGGAGGTGGTAGGGGAGGCTTTGGAGGTGGAAGACGCTTTTAA